One window of the Prinia subflava isolate CZ2003 ecotype Zambia chromosome 1, Cam_Psub_1.2, whole genome shotgun sequence genome contains the following:
- the LOC134554065 gene encoding uncharacterized protein LOC134554065, with translation MGEMLSMRVLVLISVVVKIRAGMFDIDTRENMWVTWAKQTKQDSFCLSLATPSNPFRTCLIGVPLTSMAEFKSLTPVRIDPKGDLGPQAAAIARNLRAAGPEPQELDLLGSVPGNYCLVFGRFAVNSSLLIIDEQQLKGHATWLSPHSLLYYNYSEYCNSWVRSVTQLTTAAKRLPPGIFLVCGDRAWSTVPQNSVGGPCYFGKLTLFAPSIHQVLGLPRKAQRVKRSMSQLGPNCKDHVTLWQPPAVISASIFAPGVASAQALTQLKHLACWTGKQINITTKLLSELAEDVSGIRHSVLQNRAAIDFLLLAQGHGCEEFEGMCCMNLSDHSRSIHQQLAQLRDNMKHLVVENTPFDTWLKSWNLTGWIVDLIRFGIMIFIAVIVVLTIVPCLIQCMRKLADRALTSVWIAQKEKGGTVAEFLRYRGHDMLTDTI, from the coding sequence atgggtgaaatgttaagcatgagggtgttggttttaatcagtgtggtagtaaaaataagagcagggatgtttgacattgacacaagggagaacatgtgggttacttgggccaaacaaactaaacaggattccttttgtCTATCTCTAGCGACGccatccaatccttttagaacctgcttgattggagttccactgacctccatggcagagttcaagtctttAACTCCTGTCAGGATTGACCCAAAAGGTGAtttagggccacaagctgctgccatagcgcgAAATCTTCGAGCGGCTGGTCCAGAACCTCAGGAGCTTGATCTtttaggttctgtgccaggaaactattgtcttgtctttgggcgctttgcagtgaattctagtctattaatcatagatgagcagcaattgaaaggccacgctacgtggctgtcccctcattcacttttgtattacaattactctgagtattgtaatagttgggtcagatctgtcacgcaattgacaacagctgctaagagattgccaccaggaatctttttaGTTTGCGGAGATAGAGCGTGGTCCACAGTACCTCAAAACAGTGTcggaggaccgtgttattttggcaaactaactctgttcgcacctagcattcaccaggttctaggcttgccaAGGAAGGCTCAACGAGTCAAGCGCAGTATGTCTCAGCTAGGTCCCAACTGCAAAGATCACGTTACCCTATGGCAGCCTCcagccgtgatctcagcatccatttttgccccaggagttgcttcagcacaagccctcacacaactgaaacatttagcctgctggacaggaaaacagattaacataacgacgaagttgttgagtgagcttgctgaagatgttagtggcattcgccattcagtgctccagaaccgagccgcgattgacttccttcttttggctcaggggcatggatgcgaagagtttgaaggcatgtgctgcatgaatttatcagaccactcacggtcgatacatcaacagttagcgcagttgagggacaacatgaaacatctTGTAGTTGAGAACACTCCGTTTGACACttggctgaagtcttggaatctcactgggtggattgtggatttaattcgttttggtataatgatctttattgctgtcatagtagttttgacaatagtgccttgcttgatacaatgcatgcgcaaattagctgaccgtgccttaacgtcagtttggatagcccaaaaagaaaaagggggaactgtggccgagtttctcaggtatcgtgggcatgatatgctcacagataccatttga